A genomic segment from Corylus avellana chromosome ca5, CavTom2PMs-1.0 encodes:
- the LOC132182536 gene encoding uncharacterized protein LOC132182536 isoform X1, with translation MADNIKDEQETTPTSPSQAASSSSSYMLLLMIMSKRRTWVCIFVTVYAILLTSSWNFLKSILSWYKLQSQPSSSASGWPAIYASVLLGAVFGLLSMVAALAVLVPATLVTWITVVVLLAFFGKPRKALVVEGRKITREIVGFVLKILLKEGNVVAAVCAVLGYFALVRRNSSEGDNS, from the coding sequence ATGGCGGACAACATAAAAGATGAGCAAGAAACCACACCCACTTCACCATCACAagcagcatcatcatcatcatcgtacATGTTACTTCTTATGATTATGAGCAAAAGGAGAACATGGGTATGTATTTTCGTTACAGTGTACGCCATACTTTTAACATCTTCATGGAATTTCCTTAAATCCATACTTTCTTGGTACAAATTACAATCCCAGCCATCTTCGTCGGCTTCTGGGTGGCCGGCGATTTACGCCTCTGTGCTTCTAGGGGCAGTTTTCGGGCTGCTTTCAATGGTTGCAGCCCTTGCAGTGCTGGTTCCAGCCACTCTGGTGACGTGGATCACTGTTGTGGTTCTGCTTGCCTTCTTTGGGAAGCCCAGGAAGGCTTTGGTTGTGGAAGGGAGGAAGATTACGAGGGAGATTGTTGGATTTGTGCTCAAGATTTTGTTGAAGGAAGGGAATGTTGTGGCGGCTGTTTGTGCTGTTTTGGGTTACTTTGCACTTGTTAGGAGGAACAGCAGTGAGGGTGATAATTCATAG
- the LOC132182536 gene encoding uncharacterized protein LOC132182536 isoform X2, with product MADNIKDEQETTPTSPSQAASSSSSYMLLLMIMSKRRTWPSSSASGWPAIYASVLLGAVFGLLSMVAALAVLVPATLVTWITVVVLLAFFGKPRKALVVEGRKITREIVGFVLKILLKEGNVVAAVCAVLGYFALVRRNSSEGDNS from the exons ATGGCGGACAACATAAAAGATGAGCAAGAAACCACACCCACTTCACCATCACAagcagcatcatcatcatcatcgtacATGTTACTTCTTATGATTATGAGCAAAAGGAGAACATGG CCATCTTCGTCGGCTTCTGGGTGGCCGGCGATTTACGCCTCTGTGCTTCTAGGGGCAGTTTTCGGGCTGCTTTCAATGGTTGCAGCCCTTGCAGTGCTGGTTCCAGCCACTCTGGTGACGTGGATCACTGTTGTGGTTCTGCTTGCCTTCTTTGGGAAGCCCAGGAAGGCTTTGGTTGTGGAAGGGAGGAAGATTACGAGGGAGATTGTTGGATTTGTGCTCAAGATTTTGTTGAAGGAAGGGAATGTTGTGGCGGCTGTTTGTGCTGTTTTGGGTTACTTTGCACTTGTTAGGAGGAACAGCAGTGAGGGTGATAATTCATAG
- the LOC132182537 gene encoding uncharacterized protein LOC132182537, whose amino-acid sequence MADNIKDEQETTPTSPSQAASSSSSSSYMLLLMIMSKRRTWVCIFVTVYAILLTSSWNFLKSILSWYKLQSQPSSSASGWPAIYASVLLGAVFGLLSMVAALAVLVPATLVTWITVVVLLAFFGKPRKALVVEGRKITREIVGFVLKILLKEGNVVAAVCAVLGYFALVRRNSSEGDNS is encoded by the coding sequence ATGGCGGACAACATAAAAGATGAGCAAGAAACCACACCCACTTCACCATCACAagcagcatcatcatcatcatcatcatcgtacATGTTACTTCTTATGATTATGAGCAAAAGGAGAACATGGGTATGTATTTTCGTTACAGTGTACGCCATACTTTTAACATCTTCATGGAATTTCCTTAAATCCATACTTTCTTGGTACAAATTACAATCCCAGCCATCTTCGTCGGCTTCTGGGTGGCCGGCGATTTACGCCTCTGTCCTTCTAGGGGCAGTTTTCGGGCTGCTTTCAATGGTTGCAGCCCTTGCAGTGCTGGTTCCAGCCACTCTGGTGACGTGGATCACTGTTGTGGTTCTGCTTGCCTTCTTTGGGAAGCCCAGGAAGGCTTTGGTTGTGGAAGGGAGGAAGATTACGAGGGAGATTGTTGGATTTGTGCTCAAGATTTTGTTGAAGGAAGGGAATGTTGTGGCGGCTGTTTGTGCTGTTTTGGGTTACTTTGCACTTGTTAGGAGGAACAGCAGTGAGGGTGATAATTCATAG